One Bombus pascuorum chromosome 4, iyBomPasc1.1, whole genome shotgun sequence DNA segment encodes these proteins:
- the LOC132906130 gene encoding uncharacterized protein LOC132906130, which translates to VEKCYATYFKVFFKILGRQLIFGLGSPLQLDRESVIVGLFSKIVYEMPSNASDFTIPGVYYSRTQKSRWSIYKVLEKVADLYGFGGKACLLKAICEAASAPFDGTHGLLGQLLHVFFKPSSTDERYDEYGDREYRAAERLGEQMSTENCHALYPECRRSVLDVFSTVIT; encoded by the exons GTCGAGAAATGTTACGCCACTTACTTTAAagtcttttttaaaattctcgGACGACAGCTGATCTTTGGTCTGGGCTCACCCCTGCAACTGGACCGCGAGAGCGTGATCGTTGGTCTCTTTTCGAAGATTGTGTACGAGATGCCTTCCAACGCGTCAGACTTCACCATTCCAGGAGTCTATTACTCTCGAACGCAGAAGAGCAGGTGGAGCATTTACAAGGTGCTGGAAAAGGTGGCTGATCTATACGGATTTGGCGGCAAAGCGTGTCTATTGAAGGCCATTTGTGAAGCTGCGTCTGCTCCTTTCGACGGGACTCATGGTTTACTGGGACAGCTGTTGCACGTCTTCTTCAA GCCTTCGAGCACCGACGAGCGGTACGACGAGTACGGGGATCGGGAGTACCGAGCGGCCGAACGTTTGGGCGAGCAGATGTCGACGGAAAACTGCCACGCCCTTTATCCCGAATGCCGCAGAAGTGTGCTCGACGTATTTTCCACGGTGATCACGTGA